The following are encoded together in the Salvia hispanica cultivar TCC Black 2014 chromosome 6, UniMelb_Shisp_WGS_1.0, whole genome shotgun sequence genome:
- the LOC125196368 gene encoding E3 ubiquitin-protein ligase ATL4-like: MSAPPPPTAISLITQMPQLPPPYTDTSSPSSSSASTSSDAVSSSSIVIVIIIIASAVIISASIYLLLRLLSKRIHRTFSAADDVVLRRDSSNRNPSQPQFHAAAPHHALLESLPLFTFRSVTGNLTGGDCAVCLSKFEPHDQLRLLPICCHAFHADCIDAWIVSNQTCPLCRSPVTASDAELLDKILPNPNRGSFRDGNGNSGSFRIEIGSISRRRGGGAPEAAEGDRRSYSIGSFDYIVDDNGYEVSAGSVTHRRGASDCTSADKESSVGIPIPDPPGEALAADVSSGRNWLRDYVDRLASVSFRSSGRFFSGSSRRSDPVAGVGDLEANRVGEEISELFRWFSGV; encoded by the coding sequence ATGTCCGCCCCTCCGCCGCCCACAGCCATCTCCCTCATCACGCAAATGCCACAGCTCCCGCCGCCATACACCGACACGTCATCTCCGTCGTCGTCGTCGGCATCCACCTCGTCCGACGCAGTCTCGTCGTCTTCCATAGTGATAGTGATAATAATCATCGCCTCCGCCGTCATCATCTCCGCCTCAATTTACCTCCTTCTCCGGCTACTCTCGAAGCGCATCCATCGCACCTTCTCCGCCGCCGACGACGTCGTCCTGCGCCGCGACTCCTCCAACCGCAACCCTAGCCAGCCGCAATTCCACGCCGCCGCGCCGCACCACGCCTTGCTCGAATCGCTCCCGCTCTTCACTTTCCGCTCGGTCACCGGAAACCTCACTGGGGGCGACTGCGCCGTGTGCCTCTCCAAGTTCGAGCCGCACGATCAGCTCCGCCTGCTGCCTATCTGCTGCCACGCGTTCCACGCCGACTGCATCGACGCCTGGATCGTCTCCAATCAGACGTGCCCGCTCTGCCGCTCGCCAGTAACCGCTTCCGACGCCGAATTGCTCGACAAAATCCTCCCCAATCCGAACCGCGGCAGTTTTCGCGACGGAAACGGCAACAGCGGCAGTTTCCGGATTGAGATCGGAAGCATCAGCCGGCGCCGCGGCGGAGGCGCTCCCGAGGCGGCGGAAGGAGATCGGCGCTCGTATTCAATCGGCTCCTTCGATTACATCGTGGATGATAACGGCTACGAGGTCTCGGCAGGATCCGTCACTCATCGCAGAGGAGCTTCCGATTGCACGTCGGCGGACAAGGAATCGTCCGTCGGAATTCCGATACCGGATCCGCCGGGGGAAGCGCTCGCGGCGGACGTATCCAGCGGTAGAAATTGGCTGAGGGATTACGTCGACAGATTGGCGTCAGTTTCGTTCAGAAGCTCGGGGAGATTCTTCTCAGGCAGCAGCAGGCGGAGCGATCCTGTTGCCGGCGTCGGAGATCTGGAGGCGAACCGCGTCGGAGAGGAGATCAGTGAGCTGTTTCGGTGGTTTTCCGGGGTATGA
- the LOC125196373 gene encoding 10 kDa chaperonin 1, chloroplastic, which yields MASSFVTLSRPFASHTPNSHSLSHTPSVGGFSVGLKRRSLKLNAISTKYEPTKVVPQSDRVLIRLEVLPEKSAGGVLLPKSAVKFERYLVGEVVSVGTEAKEVETGKKVLFSDINAYEIDLGTEDRHCFCKASDLLAVVE from the exons ATGGCGTCCTCCTTCGTTACCTTATCAAGACCCTTCGCTTCTCACACACCGAAttcccactctctctcccacACTCCATCAG TTGGGGGATTTTCTGTAGGTCTAAAACGGAGGTCCTTGAAATTGAATGCGATTTCCACGAAATACGAACCTACTAAG GTTGTGCCACAATCCGATAGAGTTCTAATTCGTCTCGAGGTTCTACCCGAG AAATCGGCCGGGGGAGTTTTGCTGCCAAAGTCTGCAGTTAAATTTGAGCGGTATCTCGTAGGAGAG GTTGTCTCTGTTGGCACCGAGGCCAAGGAAGTGGAGACTGGAAAGAAG GTTCTTTTCTCCGACATAAATGCGTATGAG ATTGACTTGGGAACAGAGGACCGGCATTGTTTCTGCAAAGCAAGTGACTTGCTGGCCGTGGTCGAGTAG
- the LOC125196367 gene encoding uncharacterized protein LOC125196367: MDRESLEKRPAIFVVGSPDVGKRTILSRLLKVDFGDASDTLPELSVNGWTINTKYYTADVAVWTANLSNELSIASFPDVNRIVALVMVFDTSDLPTLVALKEWVSRTDIQKFDILLCIGNKVDLLPDHPSHVEYKRRLMKLGESSVSSNVDFSDYGISETEGSSLLGNEEPSLGFKRSCIEWCLEHNIEYVEACASNADFDQCLSVDGDSQGIDRLYGALSAHMWPGMLLKSGDRINEPSLPEQEELSEEEESDYEPEYEILSPASAEQWDDVGWMSADGPVSTSGSGRPMEKDLDTSGRESEAKSSREENQPSTSASQLCKELDHEKTSMAFETNPMSELDNEKTYEIEDLETLMAEIGNVRNGLRLMPDFQRREMAAKLAMKMAAMFGDSSDGEEDLVD, from the exons ATGGATCGAGAATCACTGGAGAAACGGCCTGCGATCTTTGTTGTCGGATCCCCCGACGTCGGTAAACGGACCATACTCTCAC GACTACTTAAGGTGGATTTTGGCGATGCCTCTGATACGTTACCTGAGTTATCTGTCAATGG GTGGACAATCAACACAAAGTATTATACAGCAGATGTTGCAGTTTGGACAGCTAATCTTTCTAATGAGCTATCCATTGCAAGCTTTCCTGATGTGAACCGGATAGTTGCCTTGGTTATGGTGTTTGACACCAGTGAC CTCCCAACACTAGTTGCTCTCAAAGAATGGGTTTCGCGCACTGACATCCAGAAGTTTGATATACTACTCTGCATTGGTAACAAGGTGGATCTTCTTCCTGATCATCCATCGCACGTGGAATACAAGAGACGCTTGATGAAGCTTGGTGAATCCTCTGTCAGTTCTAATGTGGACTTCTCTGATTATGGTATATCTGAGACTGAAGGAAGTAGTTTATTGGGGAACGAAGAGCCATCCTTGGGATTTAAGAGATCTTGCATAGAGTGGTGTCTCGAACACAATATTGAATATGTTGAAGCTTGTGCATCAAATGCTGATTTTGACCAAT GTCTCTCTGTCGATGGTGATTCACAGGGTATTGATAGACTTTATGGTGCTCTCTCTGCTCATATGTGGCCAGGAATGTTGTTGAAATCTGGTGATAGGATAAACGAGCCTTCATTGCCTGAGCAAGAAG AGTTgtccgaagaagaagaatctgACTATGAACCtgaatatgaaatattatcTCCTGCTTCAGCAGAACAATGGGATGATGTAGGATGGATGTCTGCAGATGGTCCTGTTTCTACCTCAGGAAGTGGGAGGCCTATGGAAAAGGATCTTGATACTTCAGGTAGAGAGAGTGAAGCGAAATCCAGCAGAGAAGAGAATCAGCCATCAACATCAGCCTCTCAGTTGTGCAAAGAGCTTGACCATGAAAAGACATCTATGGCCTTCGAAACAAACCCAATGTCAGAGCTCGATAATGAGAAGACTTATGAAATCGAAGATTTGGAAACTCTAATGGCTGAAATTGGTAACGTTCGCAATGGCTTGAGGTTGATGCCTGACTTCCAGAGGAGGGAGATGGCTGCGAAGCTGGCCATGAAAATGGCTGCAATGTTTGGAGACAGTAGCGATGGTGAGGAGGATTTGGTTGATTAG
- the LOC125196370 gene encoding putative invertase inhibitor, with protein MKMMNPSFSIIFIFYISTTIHLSSSSSLLINTTCESMAADSPNIKYGFCATSLQAAPASSCASTRGLATIAIRALRYNVTDTRCFIKQLLKRRSWDAYVRKCLGDCFDLYSDAIPTVKQAMRSYNERRFDDANVQLSSVMDAATTCEDSFTDGDGVVSPLTKQNADAFQIGAMALSVVGMIRTGSG; from the coding sequence atgaaaatgatgaacCCCTCTTTTTCAATCATCTTCATATTCTACATATCCACCACCATCCacctctcctcctcctcgagCCTCCTCATCAACACCACCTGTGAATCCATGGCCGCCGACAGCCCCAACATCAAGTACGGCTTCTGCGCGACATCCCTGCAGGCAGCCCCGGCCAGCAGCTGCGCGTCGACGCGGGGGCTGGCCACCATCGCCATCCGCGCCCTGCGATACAACGTGACCGACACGCGCTGCTTCATCAAGCAGCTACTGAAGAGGCGGAGCTGGGACGCCTACGTGAGGAAGTGCCTCGGCGACTGCTTCGACCTCTACTCGGACGCCATCCCCACCGTCAAGCAGGCCATGAGGTCCTACAACGAGAGGCGCTTCGACGACGCCAACGTCCAGCTAAGCTCCGTCATGGACGCCGCCACCACCTGCGAGGACAGTTTTACAGATGGTGACGGCGTCGTTTCGCCTCTCACAAAGCAGAATGCAGACGCTTTCCAGATCGGGGCGATGGCACTGTCTGTCGTCGGTATGATTCGGACGGGATCGGGCTGA